From one Verrucomicrobiia bacterium genomic stretch:
- a CDS encoding c-type cytochrome domain-containing protein gives MTTKAEHSKGLRWLKHSVLTVGLCLLPALSVSAANVDYYRDVFPFLKANCLACHNKTTTKAGLDMESPESMRKGGDSGPAIVPGKSRESLIVQASLHQKDMEMPPANNKSGAVKLTSAEISLLKSWIDQGAKSSVQQERQVVFQALTGGNYPIYSAAMTKDGRYAVCGRSNNLFLYDLATRQFVSQILDESLKSGTAHQAQVQSLAFSPDGTRLASGSFREVKIWREEKVVGSLRPANAKLGLQSTIISRDGTKIIGANEKGGLVVLDAIKGKSIKRISNVNKSGIKLLSISPDGTKAAVWGNDAVLSVWTLKSGKMLTSKTDVAGLKVLEWSTDSLSLITGGDDKTIRLWSVPTSRDAELVLDKEFKDAVSKVTTVISGPTSDQFATASEDGKVRFWSISKGAVGKELSAPGVLNIALSYDGKQLATSSADGLIRIWDIETGKQLIELKERLSAEQQISSLDWTVAAQTLEQTFHKGEIARIEAQNKALDELLKKANATIETMKKVVPEKAKAVKPAEEAKAAAQKVVDEVLALIAKAPEGKADAALEKQLKDAQEKLAPVIMAENSAIAGVSAAESNLKDAENDVARITDTKAKNQIVLETAKAAVEASKQVLDKATADLAAAKQSLSKPTAKPLSLAFSEDNQRVAVAFDDGKVEVWAVASGIPIEEITGPISSAASLARGSNGSFIATLADGAILTTGTKPHWSLERVLGQGRDHALFADRVNAVRFSPDGKTLATGGGDPSRAGDVILFDVAKGKVIKTWKERHADSVLSLDFSPDGTLLASGGADKIARVTDITTGEQVNLFEGHTHHVMGVTFRADGRVLASAGADGVVIAWDMTTGERKKKIEGWSKEVTSLQFIGASNQLITSAGDNRVRIINDDGREIHAITKLPDFMQAAASTADASVIIGGGEDSVLRVWDGTNGKELAVFGAQQK, from the coding sequence ATGACGACCAAAGCCGAACATAGCAAAGGACTCCGCTGGCTGAAGCATTCCGTGCTTACTGTCGGTCTTTGTCTGCTGCCTGCTCTTTCGGTCTCCGCTGCAAATGTCGATTATTACCGGGACGTTTTTCCCTTCCTGAAAGCCAACTGTCTGGCCTGCCATAACAAGACGACGACCAAAGCAGGTTTGGATATGGAGTCACCGGAATCCATGCGCAAAGGCGGCGATTCCGGCCCCGCCATCGTTCCAGGCAAAAGTCGGGAAAGCCTCATCGTTCAAGCCTCTCTCCATCAGAAAGACATGGAGATGCCCCCGGCAAACAACAAGTCAGGTGCAGTAAAACTGACTTCTGCCGAGATTTCCTTGCTGAAGTCATGGATCGATCAGGGAGCGAAAAGTTCTGTCCAGCAAGAGCGACAGGTCGTCTTTCAGGCACTGACGGGTGGCAACTATCCCATTTACAGCGCTGCGATGACGAAAGACGGTCGCTACGCTGTCTGTGGCCGCTCCAACAATCTTTTCCTATACGATCTGGCTACGCGGCAATTCGTATCACAGATACTGGACGAGTCGCTGAAATCCGGCACCGCGCATCAAGCCCAAGTGCAGTCGCTTGCCTTCAGCCCCGATGGCACGCGACTCGCCTCTGGAAGTTTCCGCGAAGTGAAAATCTGGCGGGAAGAAAAGGTGGTTGGGTCTCTAAGACCGGCGAATGCCAAGCTCGGCCTGCAATCAACCATCATCAGCCGCGACGGCACAAAAATTATCGGGGCCAATGAAAAAGGTGGCCTTGTTGTTTTGGATGCCATCAAAGGCAAGTCCATCAAGCGCATCAGCAACGTCAACAAATCCGGCATCAAGCTGTTGAGCATCTCCCCGGATGGCACCAAGGCCGCAGTCTGGGGCAACGACGCCGTGCTAAGTGTCTGGACTTTGAAGTCCGGCAAAATGCTCACCTCCAAGACCGACGTAGCTGGTCTTAAAGTCTTGGAATGGTCTACCGACAGCCTGTCATTGATAACCGGCGGCGATGATAAAACCATTCGGCTATGGTCCGTCCCCACATCACGTGATGCAGAGCTCGTGTTGGACAAAGAATTTAAAGATGCCGTCAGCAAAGTTACTACCGTGATCAGTGGACCGACTTCCGACCAATTCGCCACTGCCAGCGAGGATGGCAAAGTGCGATTCTGGAGCATCAGCAAAGGCGCGGTGGGGAAAGAGCTTTCCGCACCGGGGGTATTGAATATCGCCCTGTCTTACGATGGCAAACAGCTGGCCACCAGTAGTGCTGACGGGTTAATACGCATCTGGGATATCGAGACGGGCAAACAACTGATCGAATTAAAAGAGCGTCTAAGCGCTGAACAGCAGATTTCGTCACTAGATTGGACAGTTGCCGCGCAAACTCTGGAGCAAACTTTCCATAAGGGAGAAATCGCCCGCATCGAGGCGCAGAATAAAGCACTGGATGAACTTCTCAAGAAAGCCAATGCGACCATCGAAACGATGAAGAAAGTGGTGCCTGAAAAAGCCAAGGCTGTTAAGCCTGCTGAAGAAGCAAAAGCCGCCGCGCAAAAAGTAGTGGATGAAGTCTTGGCCCTCATCGCCAAAGCTCCTGAAGGTAAAGCCGATGCCGCCTTGGAAAAACAGCTTAAAGACGCCCAGGAAAAACTCGCACCGGTGATCATGGCGGAGAACTCTGCTATCGCGGGCGTCTCAGCCGCCGAGAGCAACTTGAAAGACGCTGAGAACGATGTCGCTCGCATCACAGATACCAAAGCCAAAAACCAGATAGTTTTAGAAACCGCCAAAGCGGCAGTCGAAGCCTCCAAGCAAGTATTGGACAAAGCAACCGCTGACCTTGCTGCCGCCAAGCAGTCCTTGAGCAAACCAACTGCAAAACCGCTTTCCCTGGCATTTTCTGAGGATAATCAACGAGTCGCAGTGGCTTTCGACGATGGTAAAGTGGAAGTCTGGGCGGTAGCTTCCGGAATCCCAATCGAAGAAATTACCGGTCCTATCAGCAGCGCTGCCTCATTGGCTAGAGGCAGCAACGGATCATTCATCGCCACTCTGGCTGATGGCGCCATTCTGACGACTGGCACCAAGCCACACTGGTCACTCGAGCGTGTTCTCGGCCAAGGCAGGGACCACGCGTTATTCGCCGATCGCGTGAATGCAGTGAGGTTCAGTCCGGATGGTAAAACCTTGGCTACTGGTGGTGGCGACCCTTCTCGCGCCGGGGATGTTATTCTATTCGATGTCGCCAAGGGCAAAGTCATCAAGACTTGGAAAGAACGCCACGCAGATAGCGTGTTAAGCTTGGACTTCTCCCCGGACGGCACCCTGCTGGCCTCAGGCGGGGCAGATAAGATCGCTCGAGTCACCGATATCACTACTGGCGAGCAAGTGAACCTTTTCGAGGGTCACACCCACCATGTCATGGGTGTCACCTTCCGGGCAGATGGCCGGGTACTAGCCAGCGCCGGGGCTGATGGCGTGGTGATCGCTTGGGATATGACCACCGGCGAGCGGAAGAAGAAGATCGAAGGCTGGAGCAAGGAAGTGACCTCGCTCCAGTTCATCGGTGCGTCCAACCAATTGATCACTTCTGCGGGTGATAACCGAGTCCGCATCATCAATGATGATGGCCGCGAAATTCACGCCATCACGAAACTGCCTGATTTCATGCAAGCCGCCGCCAGCACCGCCGATGCCAGTGTCATCATCGGGGGCGGCGAAGACAGTGTGTTACGCGTCTGGGATGGGACAAACGGCAAAGAACTCGCCGTGTTCGGCGCCCAACAAAAATGA
- a CDS encoding response regulator transcription factor has translation MAYMQPLTKKRILLIEDDPVQMMAVRDYLTNLGYLVLEASDGESGLQSALNNLPDMILVDWILPRRSGADICKQLRDLGNQTPIVLLTAKNDLDSQVGGLQVGADDYWTKPLPLRLLQAKLEALLRRRQKEQQSTANYQLGKATFDPANARLSSEGHEVELNPKEAGILKLLLLNEGVPVNRDRMLASVWGFNNLPNSRTVDNYVVSLRKKLESIAGKEVTIETKRNLGYLIVRVPSVAELSPEI, from the coding sequence ATGGCGTACATGCAGCCCTTAACCAAGAAGCGCATCTTGCTGATTGAGGATGACCCGGTCCAGATGATGGCCGTCCGGGATTATCTGACCAATCTCGGTTACCTCGTATTGGAAGCATCCGATGGCGAATCCGGCCTGCAGAGCGCGTTGAACAATTTGCCGGACATGATCTTGGTGGATTGGATATTGCCGCGTCGCAGCGGTGCTGACATCTGCAAACAACTGCGCGACCTGGGCAACCAAACGCCGATTGTACTGCTAACAGCAAAAAATGATTTAGACAGCCAAGTAGGCGGCTTGCAGGTCGGGGCAGATGACTATTGGACCAAGCCGCTTCCGCTACGTTTACTGCAAGCCAAACTGGAAGCCCTCCTTAGAAGGCGCCAAAAAGAGCAACAAAGCACCGCGAACTATCAATTGGGCAAAGCTACCTTTGACCCCGCCAATGCTCGCTTGTCCAGCGAAGGACATGAGGTCGAGTTGAATCCCAAAGAAGCGGGAATTCTGAAGTTACTACTCCTCAACGAAGGGGTGCCAGTAAACCGTGACCGCATGCTGGCCTCGGTTTGGGGCTTCAACAACCTGCCCAATTCACGCACGGTGGACAATTACGTCGTCTCTCTGAGGAAAAAGCTGGAATCCATTGCCGGAAAGGAGGTTACGATAGAAACCAAACGCAACCTGGGCTACCTCATCGTACGCGTCCCCTCGGTGGCCGAACTTTCTCCTGAGATATAG
- a CDS encoding DUF1501 domain-containing protein, whose amino-acid sequence MPSSIIPCPGPLSRRSFMRVGLAGFATLSLPAVLRLQAESAKLADHKKTAVIMVWLPGGLSHIDSYDPKPDIGSEYRGPFKTIPTKIPGTHFTELMPLQAKIADKFTVLRSMNQKAGGHPAGSMQMLSGDSDERDKPKPRLPDWMSVANYLRSKGAKRTNPLPNYVGVNPPLEYNGPAYLGDAFSPFAVQDDPSRPNFQVPNIGLSDTAEAKRLSDRVALRKSLDRMERAFDREGELGALDEFEAQAATMLTNPKARDAFDLSKEDTRTRDRYGRNRWGQQLLLARRLVEAGVDIVTSSLSGPLCGRVQNWDDHAVNHHVFEALRFRMGNYDQAVSALIEDIYARGLDKRVLVVVTGEFGRTPKINFDRSTGAGDASAAAGILQPGRDHWPRAFSNIWAGGGIKTGRVIGATDKRAEDVTERPCGPGDFLATIYHHLGIDSSKVAINDFNGRPTPIVDHGRPIPELIA is encoded by the coding sequence ATGCCATCATCGATCATACCTTGCCCGGGCCCACTGAGCCGCCGCAGCTTCATGCGCGTCGGCTTGGCCGGTTTCGCGACGTTGAGTTTGCCCGCCGTGCTGCGTCTTCAGGCAGAGAGCGCCAAGCTGGCCGACCACAAGAAAACGGCCGTGATCATGGTTTGGTTACCAGGTGGTCTGTCGCATATCGACTCATATGATCCGAAGCCGGATATCGGCAGCGAGTATCGGGGGCCGTTCAAGACCATACCGACGAAAATTCCCGGAACGCACTTCACTGAGCTGATGCCCTTGCAGGCAAAGATTGCGGACAAGTTCACGGTCTTGCGCTCGATGAATCAGAAGGCGGGCGGACATCCGGCTGGCTCCATGCAGATGCTCTCCGGCGATTCGGATGAGCGTGATAAACCGAAGCCCCGGCTGCCTGATTGGATGTCAGTGGCCAATTACCTCCGCAGCAAGGGCGCGAAACGCACCAATCCCCTACCCAACTACGTTGGCGTAAATCCTCCACTGGAATACAATGGTCCAGCCTATCTGGGCGATGCCTTCTCTCCGTTCGCGGTGCAAGATGACCCGAGTCGCCCCAACTTCCAGGTACCGAACATTGGTCTATCAGACACCGCCGAAGCAAAACGGCTTAGTGACCGCGTGGCCTTGCGCAAGAGTTTGGACCGCATGGAACGCGCCTTTGACCGTGAAGGTGAATTGGGAGCCTTGGATGAATTTGAAGCCCAAGCTGCGACGATGCTCACCAACCCAAAAGCCCGCGATGCTTTTGATCTCAGCAAGGAAGATACCCGCACCCGTGATCGCTACGGACGGAATCGCTGGGGCCAGCAGTTGCTGCTCGCCCGCCGTTTGGTGGAAGCCGGTGTGGACATCGTGACCAGCAGCCTGAGCGGGCCTCTCTGCGGCCGGGTGCAGAATTGGGACGATCACGCCGTAAATCATCACGTCTTTGAAGCCTTGCGTTTCCGCATGGGCAACTACGATCAAGCTGTCTCAGCCCTCATTGAGGATATCTATGCTCGAGGGTTGGACAAACGTGTATTGGTGGTCGTCACGGGTGAGTTTGGCCGCACGCCAAAAATCAATTTCGATCGCAGTACCGGTGCTGGAGACGCCAGCGCCGCTGCTGGCATTCTGCAACCTGGCCGCGACCACTGGCCGCGCGCATTCTCCAATATCTGGGCGGGTGGCGGAATCAAGACGGGGCGCGTCATCGGAGCAACCGATAAGCGCGCAGAAGACGTCACTGAACGTCCTTGCGGTCCCGGCGACTTCCTCGCAACCATCTACCATCATCTCGGCATCGATTCCTCGAAAGTCGCCATCAATGATTTCAACGGGCGGCCAACGCCGATCGTGGACCATGGTCGGCCAATTCCAGAACTGATTGCCTGA
- a CDS encoding transporter substrate-binding domain-containing protein, whose amino-acid sequence MQTLSVMRNISLRPTLRQQGWLSVISLLLTLFAVAHVQAAVITNSLSPRKLVVGCELSYPPFSLTKSDHTADGFTVELWKAVAKEAGLPYEIKVAPFHEVLVGFQEGNIDVMINLAESDARKEFSSFAVPHVTMHGGIFVRKDSRIKSEADFPGKKLIVLNRDLAHDYALARGWTNLITVDDVESGLQLLSKDTGDAMLVGKLVGLNELREHKISNVHALDQQLEFFQKFAFAVKKDTPGNTELLAKINEGLALVKAKGIYDSLYEKWFGILEPRTPSLMHILKVAIPAIVVITLLSMAYVFERRLRLRFKQSLSTLNATLESTADGILVTDPKGGILNYNRNFLTIWNLGDGLMVSGDSEKIFAHIASQTENPDAFKSSVNCLYEQPETERFEVIHLKDGRCLERYSKPQYVDGRSYGRVCCLRDVTAREVAAKQAAMFNQELERRVTERTLQLEAAGLALQRLSYVASQTSNFVIICSPEGAIEWVNQAFERRTGWTLDEVKGKKPGQFLQGPETDLGTVAQMRKAIAAQEQIRVEILNYSKLGEKYWAEVDISPVKDINGKVINFVSIQTDVTERLQASMELVRQREELAGLNSNLQKALQSRDEFLAAMSHELRTPLNNMLTLTEILTEQDFGPLNEQQLKYMNQVFESGDHLLELINDILDLAKIESGGNALDCEWCDVESLCESSLRLIRPSAVKKQQDLQFVSDIGEMKIWADPRRIKQVLVNLLGNAVKFTHIKGQVQLSSHRIHDSVVFEVSDNGIGIDVSKRSRLFKPFVQLDSGLSRQYDGTGLGLALVRGLVEQHGGRILVDSEPGKGSKFTVYIPLQKRPAKDTVDGRTKSAEIKALRTYS is encoded by the coding sequence ATGCAAACACTAAGCGTTATGCGAAATATATCCCTGCGCCCAACACTTCGTCAGCAAGGCTGGCTGAGCGTTATCAGTCTGCTTTTGACCCTATTTGCCGTGGCTCATGTACAAGCCGCTGTAATCACGAATAGCCTGTCACCGCGTAAATTGGTTGTCGGCTGCGAGCTCTCCTACCCGCCCTTCTCGCTCACCAAATCGGATCATACCGCGGACGGCTTCACGGTTGAGCTTTGGAAAGCTGTCGCCAAAGAAGCGGGGCTGCCTTACGAGATCAAGGTGGCTCCTTTCCACGAGGTGTTGGTTGGCTTCCAAGAGGGAAACATCGATGTGATGATCAACCTGGCTGAATCTGATGCCCGTAAAGAGTTCAGCAGCTTTGCCGTTCCACACGTCACGATGCATGGCGGCATCTTCGTCCGCAAGGACAGCCGGATCAAAAGCGAGGCCGATTTCCCTGGCAAAAAACTCATCGTCCTGAACCGTGATCTGGCTCATGACTACGCCTTGGCTCGCGGCTGGACGAATCTCATCACCGTGGATGACGTGGAAAGCGGCCTGCAATTGCTCTCCAAGGACACCGGAGATGCGATGCTGGTGGGAAAACTGGTGGGCCTCAATGAACTTCGGGAACACAAAATCTCCAATGTGCATGCGCTGGATCAACAGCTTGAATTTTTCCAAAAATTCGCGTTCGCAGTAAAAAAGGACACCCCGGGAAATACCGAGCTCCTCGCCAAGATCAATGAAGGTCTCGCCTTGGTGAAAGCCAAAGGCATTTACGATTCCTTATACGAAAAATGGTTCGGAATTCTGGAGCCACGAACTCCCAGTCTGATGCATATCCTGAAAGTAGCCATCCCGGCCATCGTGGTGATCACCCTGCTGTCCATGGCTTATGTCTTTGAACGGCGTCTGCGTCTGCGCTTTAAGCAATCACTATCCACCCTGAATGCCACGCTGGAATCCACCGCTGACGGCATTCTTGTGACCGATCCCAAAGGGGGAATCCTAAACTACAACCGCAATTTCCTGACCATCTGGAATCTGGGTGACGGTTTGATGGTCAGCGGGGATAGCGAAAAGATTTTCGCACATATTGCCAGCCAGACTGAGAACCCCGATGCGTTCAAAAGCAGCGTCAACTGCCTGTACGAGCAACCGGAGACCGAACGCTTCGAAGTGATTCATTTAAAGGATGGGAGATGCCTGGAGCGTTACTCCAAGCCGCAGTACGTTGATGGCCGTAGTTACGGCCGGGTCTGTTGCCTCCGGGATGTCACTGCCCGAGAAGTAGCCGCCAAACAAGCTGCCATGTTCAACCAAGAACTGGAACGACGCGTCACCGAGCGCACCCTTCAACTCGAAGCTGCCGGCCTTGCACTCCAACGGCTTTCATACGTCGCTTCTCAAACCAGCAACTTTGTCATCATCTGCTCCCCAGAGGGAGCAATCGAATGGGTCAACCAGGCATTCGAACGCCGCACCGGTTGGACCTTGGATGAAGTGAAAGGCAAAAAGCCCGGGCAGTTCCTACAAGGTCCGGAAACAGATCTCGGAACCGTCGCGCAGATGCGAAAAGCCATCGCTGCCCAGGAACAGATCCGCGTCGAGATCCTCAACTACTCCAAACTCGGTGAGAAGTATTGGGCGGAGGTCGATATATCCCCGGTGAAAGACATTAATGGCAAAGTCATCAATTTCGTCTCAATTCAGACGGATGTAACCGAACGACTGCAAGCCAGCATGGAGCTGGTGCGTCAGCGCGAAGAACTGGCCGGGTTGAACAGCAATCTTCAAAAAGCACTGCAATCGCGCGACGAGTTCCTCGCTGCAATGAGTCATGAGCTGCGCACACCGCTCAACAACATGCTGACGCTTACCGAGATCCTGACCGAACAGGATTTCGGTCCGCTCAACGAACAACAGCTCAAATATATGAACCAAGTGTTCGAGAGCGGCGATCACTTGCTCGAATTGATCAATGACATCCTTGATCTGGCCAAGATTGAATCCGGCGGAAACGCACTGGATTGCGAATGGTGCGATGTCGAATCGCTCTGCGAATCCAGTCTGCGTCTCATCCGCCCATCGGCCGTCAAGAAACAGCAGGACCTGCAATTTGTTTCAGACATCGGTGAAATGAAGATCTGGGCCGATCCTCGCCGCATCAAGCAGGTGTTGGTAAATCTGCTGGGCAATGCCGTCAAGTTCACCCATATAAAGGGACAGGTTCAGCTTAGCAGCCATCGCATCCATGACTCGGTGGTCTTCGAAGTCAGTGACAACGGGATTGGAATTGATGTCAGCAAACGTTCGCGACTCTTCAAGCCGTTCGTCCAGCTTGATAGCGGACTTTCACGCCAATACGACGGCACCGGTCTGGGGCTTGCCTTGGTGCGCGGTCTGGTTGAGCAGCACGGTGGAAGGATCCTGGTGGATAGCGAGCCGGGCAAGGGCAGCAAATTCACCGTTTACATTCCATTGCAAAAACGTCCGGCCAAGGACACGGTGGACGGGAGAACCAAGTCCGCCGAAATCAAAGCTCTGCGCACCTATTCTTGA
- a CDS encoding response regulator produces MNTYAESPLTERTEGRSICDGASLCDGVNQHSEIGNDTSILFIPKILLIDDEPVIHEVIESILYREGYELHLASDGITGAEKAKSLQPDVILLDVMLPGMDGYEVCRNLRRSPELAAIPVVMMSALCDRKSRLAGLEAGADEFLEKPIDSLELKIRLRTLTRLNRFRVLKDQRELMNWMVEGMADGVVIQFADGHLHYANEAARHWLFLDAEEELGEERLPELRDRHYRCKGMLEEQQASYEEQWVCPESPTAPEYVLEVRWRYAEMNGQRIKVGLMRDVTEMIAFGRMSMVFQNLVSHKLRTPLNILNGAFQVMQMEIPEVAQCEWGRMAGGAIESLIDLNDSLLRFVDPNLRQNFTGLYEVSKIESCLQRITTQLRLLQTPELRVDSTAMSQALPLNETGVELLLLILISNAMKFHPKGDPRITLSISQSEASDLMIRVCDDGMHLSAKQLKSVARPFFQAEKYFTGNVNGWGLGLSLVKELMDAFSGSFTLANRKDQHGIEATITLPGSPQVQIPSRNCSLPVANLVHAQELLIKW; encoded by the coding sequence ATGAATACTTACGCTGAAAGCCCGTTGACAGAGAGAACTGAAGGACGCTCGATTTGTGATGGAGCCAGTTTGTGCGATGGCGTCAACCAACATTCCGAGATCGGGAATGATACATCCATTCTGTTCATCCCGAAGATACTGTTGATCGACGATGAACCGGTGATACATGAGGTCATCGAATCAATCTTATACCGGGAGGGGTATGAATTGCATCTGGCCAGTGATGGCATCACCGGTGCGGAAAAAGCCAAGAGCCTTCAGCCCGATGTCATTTTGCTGGATGTGATGCTGCCCGGCATGGACGGGTATGAGGTGTGTCGAAACTTGCGACGCTCACCGGAACTGGCCGCCATCCCGGTGGTGATGATGAGCGCACTCTGTGACCGTAAATCCCGGTTGGCCGGGCTGGAGGCGGGAGCTGATGAATTCCTCGAAAAACCGATCGACAGTCTGGAATTGAAGATACGGCTGCGAACCTTGACGCGTCTAAACCGTTTCCGGGTGCTCAAAGATCAGCGTGAACTCATGAACTGGATGGTTGAGGGCATGGCTGATGGCGTGGTGATCCAGTTCGCTGATGGGCACCTGCACTATGCCAATGAAGCAGCCCGGCATTGGCTGTTTCTAGATGCAGAGGAAGAACTAGGGGAGGAGCGGTTGCCTGAATTGCGGGACCGTCACTACCGGTGCAAAGGCATGCTGGAAGAACAGCAAGCCAGTTATGAAGAGCAATGGGTGTGTCCGGAGTCACCTACGGCACCGGAGTATGTTCTCGAGGTGCGCTGGCGATACGCCGAGATGAATGGTCAGCGCATCAAAGTAGGGCTGATGCGTGATGTGACAGAAATGATTGCCTTTGGCCGGATGAGCATGGTTTTTCAAAACCTGGTCTCTCACAAATTGCGGACTCCGTTGAACATCCTTAATGGGGCCTTTCAAGTGATGCAGATGGAGATCCCCGAAGTCGCCCAATGTGAATGGGGACGCATGGCTGGGGGAGCCATCGAGAGTCTGATTGATTTGAACGACTCATTGCTGAGGTTCGTAGATCCCAACTTGCGGCAAAATTTCACCGGACTTTATGAGGTTTCCAAAATTGAAAGTTGTCTGCAGCGGATAACTACGCAACTACGTCTGCTCCAAACACCCGAACTTCGGGTGGATTCTACCGCTATGTCTCAGGCGCTGCCGCTTAATGAAACAGGAGTGGAATTGCTGCTCCTGATCCTTATTTCCAATGCGATGAAGTTTCATCCCAAAGGCGATCCCAGAATCACGCTGAGCATTAGCCAATCCGAAGCTTCAGATCTGATGATCAGAGTGTGTGATGACGGAATGCACCTGAGCGCAAAGCAGCTCAAATCGGTTGCCCGTCCATTCTTTCAGGCGGAGAAATATTTTACTGGAAACGTAAATGGCTGGGGGCTGGGTCTCTCTTTGGTGAAGGAGTTGATGGATGCTTTCTCCGGGTCGTTTACGCTCGCAAACCGTAAGGATCAGCATGGTATCGAAGCTACCATAACACTGCCCGGGAGTCCTCAGGTTCAAATTCCGTCGCGAAATTGTTCTTTGCCTGTTGCCAACTTGGTTCATGCCCAAGAGTTGTTGATCAAGTGGTAG